One genomic region from Bufo bufo chromosome 3, aBufBuf1.1, whole genome shotgun sequence encodes:
- the LOC120993958 gene encoding keratin, type II cytoskeletal cochleal-like — MRRQHASPSKGFSSSSVGGGSRISTSSSVQRGGSNLFSAPSGGFGSGSLLNLGSKKTSGFGFGSSGTSRGFSGSGGAIPSPGIVNVTINQNLLAPFAVDIDPNISVVKKEEREQIKTLNNKFASFIDKVRFLEQQNKVLETKWNLLQQQAGQASAKSNIEPLFNAYINSLKSQLDGILGGKGQLQSDLSNEQDRVKEFKGRYEDEINYRATAENEFVLVKEDVDAAYLQKVELETKLNGLNDEIAFLRSLYEQELGEMNQQVSDTSVILSMDNNRSLNLDDIIAEVKAQYEDLAAKSRAEAEEGYKNKFQQLQNAAGQQGDELKNTRNEISELNRAIQRLKAEIENIKKQIASLELSISEAEDKGERALKDARNKQAQLEEAMQKSKQEKARQLKEYQELMNNKLALDVEIATYRTLLEGEESRISGEITNQVNVSVVNSASGGGLSYGYRGNTSSLSASQPEKKRAAVKIISTTESLRSIHAS; from the exons ATGCGTCGGCAACATGCATCGCCTTCCAAAGGCTTTAGCTCATCCTCTGTAGGAGGCGGCAGCAGGATCAGCACCAGCTCATCTGTTCAACGTGGTGGCTCAAATCTTTTTTCTGCACCTAGTGGAGGCTTTGGTAGCGGAAGTCTTCTTAATCTGGGCAGCAAAAAAACATCTGGTTTTGGATTTGGCAGCTCGGGAACAAGCAGAGGATTCAGTGGTTCTGGAGGTGCAATTCCATCTCCAGGTATTGTAAATGTAACCATCAACCAAAACCTCTTAGCTCCATTCGCTGTAGATATTGATCCCAACATTTCAGTAgtcaaaaaagaagaaagagaacAGATTAAGACCCTAAATAACAAGTTTGCATCTTTCATTGACAAG GTCCGATTCCTCGAGCAGCAGAATAAAGTTCTTGAGACCAAATGGAACCTGTTGCAGCAACAAGCTGGTCAAGCGAGTGCAAAAAGTAACATTGAGCCTCTCTTTAACGCTTACATAAACTCCTTGAAGAGCCAGTTGGATGGCATACTGGGTGGTAAAGGTCAACTTCAGTCAGATTTAAGTAACGAACAGGATCGGGTCAAAGAGTTTAAAGGAAG GTATGAGGATGAAATTAATTACAGAGCTACAGCAGAGAATGAATTTGTGCTGGTCAAAGAG GATGTGGATGCAGCCTATCTACAAAAGGTAGAACTGGAAACTAAATTAAATGGACTGAATGATGAGATCGCCTTCCTGAGATCTCTGTATGAACAG GAGCTTGGTGAAATGAATCAACAAGTGTCCGACACCTCTGTCATTCTATCAATGGATAACAATAGGTCCCTGAACCTCGACGACATCATTGCTGAAGTGAAGGCTCAATATGAGGACCTAGCTGCCAAGAGCAGAGCTGAAGCAGAAGAGGGCTACAAAAACAAG TTCCAGCAGTTGCAAAATGCAGCTGGCCAACAAGGAGATGAGCTGAAGAACACTAGGAATGAGATTTCAGAGCTTAACAGAGCAATCCAAAGACTTAAAGctgaaatagaaaatataaaGAAACAG ATTGCCAGCCTTGAACTTTCCATTTCAGAGGCcgaagacaaaggagagagggctCTAAAGGATGCCAGGAATAAGCAGGCTCAACTGGAGGAGGCAATGCAAAAAAGTAAACAAGAGAAGGCCCGTCAGCTTAAGGAATACCAGGAGCTGATGAACAACAAGTTGGCATTGGATGTTGAAATTGCCACCTACAGGACACTACTAGAAGGCGAGGAGAGCAG GATTTCAGGAGAAATTACTAATCAAGTCAATGTCT CTGTTGTGAACTCTGCTTCTGGGGGTGGCCTCTCCTATGGCTATAGAGGCAATACTTCAAGCTTATCTGCTTCGCAACCAGAAAAGAAGCGTGCAGCAGTGAAGATCATCTCAACCACTGAAAGCCTGAGATCCATCCATGCATCCTAA